AAAGTTTGTAAGCATGGGATGATCTAGCATTTTTTTTTGGTAGAAGTACAATGGCTAGTTGAGATTGGTGGGCCTATTTAAACTCCATCCCTGCTTGGGTGTTAGGAGTGGGCTGGAGTACATTGAAGAGGAGAAAATTTGCTGCTACACTTGAGAGCATTCCATGCCACCACTTTGTGCTAATTGATCACATATTTGCTTACGTAGTGTTTAGTGCGAGATTAAGGCTTGTTTAGGATTAGAGTGAGATTAAGATGGAAGTATGATAGATTTAGGTTTTAATTTATGCATTActtttttagagcacagtccaaACCCTCCCTCTCTTCTTGGACCATTTGGTTCTCCCACCAACCTATACCAGCATTAAAGAAATTGAAGCAAGGTTACATAATATAAtagaaaatgtaataatgtactagCTAGCTGCGCAATTATGTGGTCTATTTGGTTGTTAATAGGACGCGACTCTTAGAGCACGTTTGTTTGAGCTGTAACTTTTTGAAAATTTTAGCACAAAAGCTAGCTATTTTGCTTTtgcctttttggttttttttttttttttttttttttttttttttttttttgccatgggGCTGTTCAAATAAGCTGGCACGGCTGCACGAAATGTTGGGCATGTGTGTGCAGCTTTAGCAACTGCCACCGACAGAACCATCCgaacttcgctgaaaaaataagccgaaacattgttccgactgatttattgtgagagaaaaatactgttctaactgaaaaaacaagctgaaaaatacagattataagacaagcgaacagagcTTATCAGAAGCGAAAACCGCCATTAGCTGTCATAAATTTTCTCTTCTCAAACACCAGAAACCAAAAAAGCTACTTGAAATATGCTTTTCAGTTTTTAGTTTATTTGCTCACAAGCCAACTTTCTAACTTTTGAAGAACCAGCTCAACAGCTAGATTGTTTGTTTCAGCTTCTAGCTGATAGAAGCCAACAAAAAACTAAAACAAACATACCCTTACTCCCTTAGTGCTATTGGAATAGCATCTCCATTCTAAAAAGGTTGAAATTGTATTTCTATCTTTATTCATACTATTTATTTATAGTttgataaatttataaaaaagtaTATAATATTTATAAGACAATAGATAAAAATATATTTGATAACGAAACTGGTCACacttatttagtatcataaatattaatattttttggtCTGTCTAGACATCTGATGACAGATTTGTGCTATCAAAATATGTCAGTTTTTTACCAATCAGATCATTACAAAATCTGTCAGATATACGTATCAACAAATCTGTCGAATCCCACAAAACTAGCCAAAGATCAGTTAACGGGTATGGGGTATGCAGAACAAAAATCCAATAACGCAGCCACTCCGCCAGCAATTGCTCCAGTACTGAAAGAGCTACTTCGTGCACAGAATAAGATGTCAGAGCTGCACCCGTCGCCGTTGGTCGCGGCCCAGGTTCCATGCGGTCTTCGCCTGCTGCTACTGCCCCAGGAAGTTCTGCAGCTCGCAGGTGCTCGCACGACCACCAGAACGCGCACAAGCTGCAGCGTAACCTGGCAAGGCGAGGCCCAGAGGCCGCCTCATCGCCACCCGCGCCAACTCCGCCCGTAGCCAGAACAGCAAATAGCAAGGCTGCCCCAGCAACCACTCCACCAGCAATTGCTCCAGTACTGGAAGAGCTACTTCCTGCACAAAATAAGATGTCAGCAGCAAAATCATATGTTCCATACCCATAATTATTGTCTTACTAATGCAGGATAGGGAGGTAGTTTATTGACTCCTGCAGCACACAAGAGATTCTCGATGTCAAAACGAGGTACAGGTCATGTAGCTTCCAGTCTTATCCCAGTATCTCACTAGTCACTATAGCCAGTTGACAGCAGTACAACATAGACATATGACTGAGCCACAGCCTAATAGTGCAGCACAGAATCATAGTACCAAAATTGTAAAGCCCTGGTTCCTTATTACGAATTATTATTTTCATCTTAATTTTCAGGAaaaatgcagttcttccttattGATCTCCAGACTAGACATCATTATGGTTGTTTTGGAGGTACATAAATCCGACCAaggtagaaaaggtcctattgAACTCAAGGATTTCACTAGACGATCTGAATAAATCACCTGGTGATTGCACAGGGGTTGGAGGGTTTGTATGGAGGTGAAGAAAAGGGGGCAACCAGCTGATGGAACTTCTCCAGACAATTTGTTATTTGACAGATCCCTGTGATTCAATAGAACGTTTAATTTCCATATTACATTTCCTAGTTAAAATGAAACTAAGAATGCAAACTGAGAAACAAATACTTACAGAACTTGATAGCAGTCAATGATTTTGGAATTGAACCAGAAAGGCTGCTGTTGTTAAGACTCCTATGCCCCGCACAAAAgttaaagagttaaatgcaccagaggtccattaacttgtgaggtttcggttaggtccatcaactttcaaagtgattttttaggtccataaactttgtacgccGTATCACCTAGGTCCATACCTCTCCACATTGGCTTCTCGTGCTGACGTGGCATGATGTCGTGGCCATGCAGGCCAGCCGCAGCCCCGCGGGCGCGCGAGCAGAAGCCGGTGGACGGCGCCGCGCCACCCCACTTTGGaagcttgtatctctccaaccaggccgaattagactttggcactttaagcaaagttggagatctcgcgtagctctacaacatttgttactacctcTTGTGCTAAAACTAAACGGATTCGGAGTTTAGTGGGGACAAAGATTGATGTTTCCGTGTATTTTTGCGGTAGTATTGGTTACTTCCTTTAGGATTGAGAAACGAAGCCTTCCTCGGCGGTGTGCGCTTCGACCTCTCCGACGTCGGGGTCGCAAGAGCCGGCGGCGCCGAAGCAGCTGCCGGTCGGCAGCGACGACTTCGTCGAGCCGTGCGCCGCGCGCAAGCACCTGCTGCCGGTTCGGGACGTCCGCGCGGAAACCGAGCCTCAGGACGCCCGCAGTGGCGGCTCGCCCGCGTCCACAGCGGCTGGCCTGTTTTCACGCCCGTGTGCCAGGGCGACGGCATGCGCGGCAGTAGCGGCGTCGTGTACGTGGCCCACGTGTCCGGGAGCTACGCCGGTGACGAGAACCGCACGGCGAGCTGCACCTCGCCCATCTTCTTCAGTCCCGACCGCAGCAGCACCAGCAGCGGGTACGACGCCGTGTACGCCCGGTTGCTCTCCAGCGTGGACACATGTATTGCCGCTTGTCGCCGGGGCCGGCGAACATGTGCCAGTTGTCGAACACGGCGACCGTGAGCACAGTGCACGGGTCGTACACCTGCCACGTGTACTGCTCGTTCCACCGTGGGTTGAGGCTATCGGTAATGGTGCGCGTGCTCACCCACTTCTTGCCGCGTACTTGGCCACGCAGTACGCGTCCGTCGACCCCTTGGCAAGCCGCACGCTCCGATGATGCCGAGCTCCAGCACGCCCACCGGCGGCTTCCACAGTTGCTTCGCCGTCGGCCGGTAGTCGCTGCACACGTGCGCCGCCTCGTCGAGCACGTGGTACCCGCCTTCCAGGCAGAGCCGAAGGTGCAGCCGCCCGGAGTAGAAAGCCGCTCGTCGAGGCGCTGCTCTATGGTGGTCACCGGGATGGTTGCGTGGCCGAGGAGCGCGGGTTCCTTGATCATGGACCGATCCTCCACTAGCACGATGACGTTGTCGTCGAGCGGCTCGGACGCGACGAACATGAGGTCTTCGGACCACGCGAACGCGGAGCCACTGCTGCTGGCCACTAATCGTCGTGTTCGCGCCGACTGGAAGCCAAGCTGTATCTTGACGCGCACGTCGAACGGCAGCCCCAGTGGCGGCGCCGGGACGCGCAGGTCCTGTGCCTCGATGACAGACGCCCTCAGGTACCAGAGCTTGGGCGACTGGTACACCTTGGAGCGCGTGTACGCGGCGTACGGCGCGTCGGTGTTCCACGCCTCCAGGAACGCGTCGTCGGCCTGCGTGACGATCCACACCGCCACCATGATGTCCCACGTCACCATGCCGGGCTCGCCGCCCTCGAGCCTGTACCACTGCGGCGCCAGCGGGCCATCGGGCTGGTCGCGGACAGGCACGTTGGAGAGGTCGAAGCGCACGCCGCCGAGGAAGGCTTCGTTTCTCAATCCTGTAACCAATACTACCGCAAAAATACACGGAAACATCAATCTTTGTTCCCTCTTAACTCCAAatccgtttagttttggcacaagaggtagtaacaaatgttgtagagctacgcgacatctccaactttgcttaaagtgccagagtctaattcggcctggttggagagatacaagcttCCAAAGTAGGGTGGCGTGGCGCCGTCCACCGGCTTCTGCTCGCGCGCCGGCGGGGCTGCGGCTGGCCTGCatggccacggcatcatgccacgtcagcacgagaagccaacgtggagaggtatggacctaggtgatacggcgtacaaagtttatggacccaaaaagccactttgaaagttgatggacctaaccgaaacctcctcacaagttaatggacctctggtgcatttaactcaaagTTAAAAGATGTGTCAAATTAGAAACATCAACAGGTAATTTCATAAAACATAATGAAATAAAATATGATGAAGACAACTTAGAAATTATAATAAGTTGAAACTCTAACAAGATGATAGACAACTTAAAACATCATAAACAGATTGCTGGATATAAATAATCTTAACTATAAAATATACAACGGCAAGAGTCATTTTCAAACACAAGGCATCACTCAATgctgccatgaagagcaactctgtCCTGGAAAAATCTAACTTCTTCCAATGGGAGTATGGGACCCAAAGACTAGGCAGCGACGTTCTTGACCTAACCAGCTACCATGTGTGTGGGCATGTGGCCTAGTGAAATCTCAAAGTCATAGGTGATCTCCATTGGTCAACACATGTAGACGGCATGAATCAAGAAACGATGACTAAGATAGATTGAGTGCGCAAAAGCCAAAAGATTCCTACTCTAACAGGTTTTACTACTGTGGATAGTAGGAAAATCAAATCTTACAAGAACCGCAGCTTCAATAGCTTTTCCATTGAATCCGGTATTGGACCAGTGAAGTTGTTCAAGTACAAATCCAAAACTGACCAAGTTTGTGAGATTACCAACTTCACTAGGTATGTGCCTCTGATATGATTACTGTAGAGCTCCCTGCATAAAAAATGCTATGACTATGAAGGCAGTGACTGATTTTAAAAACATAGCAAAACAATGTAACTGAGCTATGAATATGCCACAGTAAATGGTTGATGTCATTAGTGATTAATGAATGTTACTGTCATGTCATCACATTTAATAGTGCCAACAACAGTGTCATTTTATACCAAGACAATATGCTAGTCACTTACTTTGACAGGAAGATGTACTATGTATTATGCCTGGCCAGAGTAACATACAATATTTAGACATTGTAGCAGCATAATCTTATTTTCATCTACGTAATAAGTATTTTGGCCCATAGGCCACAGGACCATCATGCAATACCCAAGTAGCACAAATAACAAATACTCAAGCAAGCGCCATCAGcgtgaaaaaaaaacaagcaaaTCATGCAAAAGTCCAAAATCGTAACCAATCCAAAGCATCAGCAACTGAAAACCAACCATAAACCGCTGCTCATCCCCCTCCCATACCACACAGACACAACATGGTAATCCTGCTCAAAAGTTTGCAAAGAAAAGAAACGAAGGGGAGAAAAAAGTAACGGACACTAATACCAAAAATGAAGCGAAGAAATTGACCAAAATCGAACAAAACCAAAGGATGAGAACACGACCAAAATAACATCTATTAGCACATTCACTTCTAGCTGAAAACTGAAAAAAACAACTCATATAGCCTACAGCGCACCACCAAATCCTCaagtaaaaataaaaaaacaatattCAAAACAAAAACACAATTCCAAAAAAATTAATACAACTGAAGCGGCAAAAgcaaactccgcctatggtggggcgcctttggtgtcccagcatagcaggtcccaagccctggtaaaggaggagggttgtgttaggcgtggcgagccaatgtaaaaacttagccactttaatggagatgaaacccgaaagaaaatcgttggggcgtaaccctcttagcgacgcgccatatcggaacccgggtatggtgttaaatgggcaagggccgggtcgtcacccccgtgacgcgccgtgtcgtgatctgggcatggtgtcaagtaaccaaggatcgggtcgtcgcttccttagtggcgcgctacatcggcgcccgggtgtagtgaaaaatgagcaagggtcttcgcatctgagtcgacggttgcgaagggtaaggaagctagtcgaaccaactaggatccgtttagttagttggaatgtagggtcacttactggTAAGTTAacagaattagttgataccgcgactaggaggcgtgtaaatatattatgcgtttcaagagactaaatggaagggtcagaaggcaaaggaggtggacaatacaggtttcaagctttggtacacagggacagtcgcgaatagaaatggagtaggagttttgattgataagagcctcaagaatggtgtggtgggagtgagaaggcaaggagataggattatcttagtcaagcttgtcgttggtgatatggtcttgaacgtaattagtgcgtatgccccccaagtaggcctcgacgagagtgttaagagacagttctgggaagacttagatggcatggttagag
Above is a genomic segment from Miscanthus floridulus cultivar M001 chromosome 3, ASM1932011v1, whole genome shotgun sequence containing:
- the LOC136541508 gene encoding somatic embryogenesis receptor kinase 4-like isoform X1, translated to MYCSSPPVRGRFVLASGVRGRCTLPWRSPIYSEPAVSVRLADRLPQTNQVLLHPRELYSNHIRGTYLVKLVISQTWSVLDLYLNNFTGPIPDSMEKLLKLRFLSLNNSSLSGSIPKSLTAIKFWICQITNCLEKFHQLVAPFSSPPYKPSNPCAITRK
- the LOC136541508 gene encoding LRR receptor kinase BAK1-like isoform X2, which codes for MRGRFVLASGVRGRCTLPWRSPIYSEPAVSVRLADRLPQTNQVLLHPRELYSNHIRGTYLVKLVISQTWSVLDLYLNNFTGPIPDSMEKLLKLRFLSLNNSSLSGSIPKSLTAIKFWICQITNCLEKFHQLVAPFSSPPYKPSNPCAITRK
- the LOC136541508 gene encoding uncharacterized protein isoform X3 codes for the protein MYCSSPPVRGRFVLASGVRGRCTLPWRSPIYSEPAVSVRLADRLPQTNQVLLHPRELYSNHIRGTYLVKLEVALPVLEQLLVEWLLGQPCYLLFWLRAELARVAMRRPLGLALPGYAAACARSGGRASTCELQNFLGQ